In Cicer arietinum cultivar CDC Frontier isolate Library 1 chromosome 7, Cicar.CDCFrontier_v2.0, whole genome shotgun sequence, the genomic window GATTTGAACCCAAGTTAAGATAAAAGGGATCCATACATCTCATTCAAGTATTTATGagtacttttaaaattttgaaaccaTCTTAACTTAATAAAGCTCTATTCACCACCACGGAGTCACCTTCAACAAAATTGATACGACCAAGTTACTTTTTTAGAAGTGATTTTTCTCTCTAGAActagttgttatttttttttttttttttatgtaaaatgcCTCAAATTATTTGCATTCACATTATCACACAATAAAATATGTATGTCAATATGAAAACATGTTTAGAAAAAAGTGCTAGGTTGTAGCCTGAGTGGGGTCCAAGAACTATATGATTCTTCAAATTAAACGCTATCTATTTATTGCTACTTTAATCATACatatttagtatttaatttaatgggGAACCTTACTCTATATAggtcaaataaataattgaactttttaaaaaataaaatcctttGTGCCTTACGTCGTGTAAGCCACTTAAATATCTACAGCTCACCTTATTTGCGATGAATTTAGTATCATTCTGTAGTCTAAAGGACCAAAGTTATTGTACAATTTTCAAAGAAAACTTTTTATATAGAAATTTGtaagaaaactttaaaaaatcatGGATTCACATCACATACTTCATGTACCGAAATGTTAATGATAAGTttgttaaagaaataaaaaaaattattagcaATAGTGATCGAACACATCACTGGACTCCAtgtttttgtgtttttctttttgcaGCTCAGAAACGTGTCAGCATTTTGATTGGAGATCAGGGCATAAGTTTCAATGTTTTGTTACAAAAAAGAGTTCAACTCAAGAAACAACAAGCAATCAAGAATGGCATGCCAatgaaaatgtaattattattattttcttaaaatcataaaatgtcAAATCTCTATAATCCTTGTCGAAAATATGCAAGGCCAGCAATTAATCTGTACAACCAGAACATTGACACATAACCCTTAATTAATTAGGGAGGCTCCAAATGTTTTTACCGTATAACTggtctttaaaaaattacattgatattcttaattttatatatttaacattttaaaatttcatattttcatcttatGTCTAAAATAAATACTCAAATGTGACAGCGGCTGCATCCTACCATACGTCACCCCAATGTCAAAATGTTAAAATCTTGAATCTTGTTAGAGTTTTGTGATTTTAAGAgtcgatttttaaatttaatcagtACCTCCAAAAACATTAAGATGACCCTAAAAATATGGATCATGTTTCTTTAAAATgacaatttaaattaacatgCAAAGGGAGTAATATTAACTGttgattcaaaattaataattgatattatttttgcttacataaaaaaaatgaacaatttaCAGTTTTAGTCTTAAATTTTCTTGCACTTTACTCTACCCTTTTTGAGAGGGTAAACCATGGAGAAATGTTTCTTTAAAGCATAGAAAAAGTTGAATTGCATTATCTTCCaagttagaaaataaaaattaaaaaaaaaaatttgtgatcTCATAAATATCTTTCTTGGTTTTTCACTCTTTCTTTACAGGTTATAATGCCCCCAAATTTAGATGATGTTAAAGATAATGGTCATTCATATGACCGTCTTTGCTTGGAATTTTATCCAGGTCCATAGTATAACATTTCGTATTGATGAGTTATACCTTTTCTATTTTGGTTTCATGAACTTTTACCCTTTAACTCATCTATGCTTTGTTGGTTCAGAAGAAAACAGCAACACCAAGGCTCTGATTTTAAGTTATCAGGTATGATTGACATTGGAAATGTACCTAAAgaaaaatttactattttactTGTTTCTTTAACTTGTGTTGCAATGTAGGAAGCTAGCAACAAAGTCCAAGAGGTTGAACAACAAATGAAAAGCCTAAAAGAAGAATTGAAAATGATAAGGTTTAATTGTCATTTGTTATTCTTGTGTAGTCTCACATTTGCATTCCATTTGTTGTATCATGTATCTATTTGAATCCACAGATACATTTTCAACATCATGCAAGTTTAGTGcatatctatctatctatctattaatattaaaaaaattgtgttggATTCCTTGCTTTTGCGAGTTGATAAGCAAAGACAAtgtggaatatttttttttttgtagtacTACGCACAAAGTCAGTCTATTTATCTATCTTATTTGTCTACCAACATGTTTGCTTGACTGTCTGTCTATCTACCTTTATTGTGTAATTGTTTTGCACTAATTACTAATGTCACAATATTTGATGGTTTTACCAGAAATGAAAATATATCACTACAATCAAAGCTTAATTATTGGGAAATTAGAGCAAAGTATTCTGCTGATCGACTTTACAGTTTCAAGAAAGAAAATGAACACCAGGTAATTAGTTTCATGAGATTTCAAACTTAAAGAGAACTTGTGAATTGCAGCTTTTTTTTACTACGATATTAACATTTTCTGTTCTGCATTTTCAGTTGTTTATTTTGAAGCATGAAAATGAATTGATATCAAATGCTGAGAAGCAAGCTCGTCAAATGGTTACTAATTTATCTCAGAGGATACACTGTTTGCAGGTCattgttgatcaaactttcaTTATATGTCATTCAAAATGAGTATACATTCATACTAATCATCTGAGGTGACAAACCATGCAGATTGCAGTGGAAACTGGAGTAGCAGAGAGGAAAAAACAAGAAGAATTTATACTTGTGCTgcaggtatatatatatttacataataattGGGACCTTTTTAATTTGAAAGATATATAGTTTTTGATAGAACAAATTGAAGTGGTATTATAAGTGTCTGTTACCTTGCCTCAAGTTACCACTCAttgatatttatcaatttacaGAATGAATGTGCCAAGACTAAGAGAGAGTTTcaagaacaaaacaaatatgttGAAAGGCTTATTAGACAGAAGATTGATGATGCCACTCAGTTTCCTATGAAAGTAGCTGAAGAAGCAGGAAAAGAATCAGGCACCAGAATAATTTCAGCTGATGAATCCAAACATACTTCTGTAGAGGTATTTCTTGATGTTTgtgtcaatttattttatataaatataaaaaaaaaaaaaaaattagattaggGGTGGCAGACTCTTATACAAGGTCAGGGAGAACTATCAATTTCTTCATGAACATCACGATGGGTGCAAGCAAACGATCCAAGTATCCAACTAATGGGAATTCAGATTTGAGACCATAGTAAGGAATGATTAAATGAAACATTTTAGTGAAGCAATCAAGGAGAATTGAAAAGGGAAGATTAACCTATAAGGAATATGTAGGCATAGGAATTGAGAAATTCTACATGCATATCATTGATGTTCctattggaaaaaaataaggGATAACAAGTGCCCAAAGGGCATTGTTTAAGAaatccaaataaaatatttattttattgataaggttacctatttcaatttttaatgcaTTGAATACACAAATGTTTTTAGAACATTTGTTAACATTTCTCAAAAAATATAACTGATTATTAAAActgttttcctttttctttttactcTTACTCTTGGTTTAGTCTGAATTTGCAAGATTTTTATTCCTTTTCTTTAAATTCTATTCAGGTGTTACAAACAATCAGTTTAAGCAGAAACCCAACATTGACTAGACAGGTAACTTCCGAAAATAAAGAGAAATCCAATTAGTGGTTATAATGTTATGTGTCGTTAGAAATGTATTGAATATCTAAATCTAATATAACACaacaaatataaagattaagcaatatatttataattgttttcaaacCTGATTTTAATATACCAGGGGCGGTTACCATCTAGCTCTATTCTACATATATCTCTTATATTCAGAAGAAATTTTTTTCACAGCACAATTATCATAAATAATGAATCAAATGTcattgatgataaaaaaaaaaaaaaaaaaataggtcaACTATTTTTTTCCTGTTGTGAATGGCTTACCAAGGAACTAAACTACTTTCATAACTATTGTAGTGTTGTACAATTTGCTTAACAAATGAGAAGGACTTGGCCTTTGGTTGTGGACACATGGTAAGGTCCAAAAatcctaaaatattttatatactcCAATTTAATGATATGATTAACAAGTGATTCAAATGCAGACTTGCAGAGAGTGCGGATCGAAAATTCGCAAATGTCATATATGTCGAAAGAAGATCACTAATCGTATCAGGTTGTTCCCTGGTTAATTGACAATGGAGTTGATAGCAGCTTTCTAAGACATAGATGATCTTCATGCAATGCCACTAAAATTCTCATCAGAGCAACATATGCTTAGTAGTATTATCAAAACTTGAcaattagatattaaaataattagtcaagaaaaaaaaattggactTACAGGTCACATGACCATGTATATCAAGTAGATATGTAATCAAGTTTAACTTATGTATGTTtgtatgtaaatatgaatgcatattataatatgtttatACCTTAtccttttttgttgatttaaatGTAAATGCAAATGCAAAAATGCtcctaataataatataactatGAAACTTAACAAATTCAGAAGGCATGTTTGCTTTCTAACACTAGATTCTGATTAGATCGGCTTAAATTACAATGTTTCTCTAAAATAGATCCAAGTTAACTGATTcgcttgaaaaaaaaaatgcattttttgaGCAGATGTGATGAAACAGAGAATGCAACAGCAAAGAAAAGGAGTGATAGTCAATACAACAccaagtaaaattaattttcaccaAAGAAAAGGAGTGATAGTCAATACAACACCAAGTAAAATTAATGCTCAATTCCAACAccaagtaaaattaattttcactaAAATCTTAGTGTTCACAAATGATTTCTCTCAAGACACAACAAACTGTATTTTCTTATCTTGCCTCTGTAGGCACTGCACTGCAAGTATTATTTCAGTAATACCTTATCCAAACCTTGCTTGTTTacttcaaacaaaaaatagttttcatTTTCCAAAATTTGTTCTACATTACTAACAAGGAGATAGAAGACTCGCCTAGTGAATAATTGAAATACAGAGAAGATAGACGGATAGCCATGGATAAAGCATTatcaaaaacaatgaaaacaatatctttacattttcaaaatttcttaAGATATTTAAGAAATGATAAATGAACTCTATCTTCTTTATGAGGAGAAAGGTTAAGTTAATAAAGGAAATTTATGTACCCCAGTATCTTGATGTTGTCTAACGTCCAGGCAGCAATCGACCTAAAAGGTTGAGTTCTTCAAATTGTTTAAGACAACATTATCTAGAATAAGCATTTGCGCCCCTACATATTCGACAGAGAAGATAGTTTTCAATATGGTTACACAGCACATGTTCTGGAAGCTAAAACACAGGCGTAAACTTGAAGAATCTGACATAAATCTGTTTCTAATGCAGTATGTTTGTACGCTTTGCCTAGACAAAGAAATTGACATGGTTTTTAGATGAGGACACATTGCAAGCTCTACCAACTCGATTAATGATGTTCCCCGTCTTCTATGTCTCAtgataattaatgaaaaatattcatATGTCCCTATGAGACAGGCTGAGGCAGATTACCATCTGAGGCAGGCTGTCTCAACTGACTAGAGCTTTTATCATTTGTACTAGTAAAGATCGCGGCAAGAGCACAAAATGTAAGAAAACAGATGCATGAAATTATGCCACATGTCATTAGCGAGAAGACTTTCCAAACagtagatagatagatagatgtGATTGCTTCTTACACCCTTATCCCTTTCCTATACCTAAATATCATTTAAGTCCATGTCAACAATATCAGCCAAAACAGAAAAACAGCAGATGCTATAACACCTATGGATTTTGCAGAATTATAATCTACAATATGTAACATGAATCGACAGTTTTATTTCAGGCCACTGCAAGTACAACAGTAACACTCATAAATTCATATTAAGCAAGGAAAAAGGCTTGACcgtaaaaaaaacaaacagtTCAGTACAAAAGCATAAATCCTATAAAAAGTTTATATTCCAAAGAGAATACTAGACCTCTTCTATGAAAAATTTAGTTAAACCATTGACAAGAAGTATAACAAGTAAATGTCTGGATGGAACCATGAGCACTCAATTTCTATCTAACCGATCCTGCTCCCCAAGAACAGGATTGCTTAAATAAATGCATTCAggaaaatagattaaaaatgaaaaataaaaaagcagcATTGCGTTCATAGCGAACTTAAAGAACGTATATTCACAATGATTGGAGATCAGGAACTTATTCATTTCTTCTGCTCCATGTCAGTCTTCTCTGGAATTGGTTGAATTCTGACGTAAGGCTTTCTTGTTAAAGTCTCTCCCTTAAGAGCAGCAACATAGCGGTCATTAGTATTCTCCTTTCGCTGCAGCTCTCCAAGGTATTCTGCCAGTCTCTCTTTATTCACTTGTCCCATCATCTGAAATGTAATTCAAGCAACtaagtattaattatatttttccaataaaatactattatttattattgtacCCAACACACCTAACTACTCCATTGACTATCTTATTATTAAAGATACATCAGTAAATGAAGGTCATTTTATCATAGAAATTTGTACACTGATTCaatcattttcttaaaaagtgtGCATAAATATGCTAACCTAAATGAGACATGTAATATGAGATGGCTGTAGTAAGAAAAATACGAAATTGAATTAAGTTACAAACTGAAACAAATGGAGTCActttcaaagaaaaatattagattttctttctcaaataaaattatatgatgGTATTTAACCTAATACACTGTTACAATTTTAATCTAAAACACAGAAAATGAAATGAAACTTCAATCCCAAATTATTTTAAACGTAGGATCAACAGTGCATTAACCATTAACCCATTAGTTTTATACTGTTTAGGATTCACACCTGTACAGTGAACCCACATACAATTAAGGTTTTATGCTTGACCATATTAAAGGAAAACAGGTTATTTTGCAACGCATAAATTCCATTATAACATACTTCAGTCAATGTATCACGGTGGAAGAGTACCAAAATTCATGTAAACTAAAGTATAATTGAGAAACTTTGAAATTCTATGGGATCTGGAAACTTGTTTTGAGCTACATGGCACACCATAAGGCCGAGATTAAGAAAAACAGTGACATGTCTGTTAATTGACGGAACTAGGGTTAGTTAGTTAGGATTAGATAGAAAGGTAGATTACGttgtatataataaatattaggaTTGGAGAGAGAATCAGGGCATTTGAACATAGGGAGATGCAAACCCTCAAAGTTCATTGGTGTTGTAATTAAGGGGATTTTCCCTATTCTTTGCACTAAGATACCCAGTTTCTATCTATTAGAAACACGGAATAGAGGTTAACACCTCCTGACAGCCCTAAACAACAAGAACAGAAATGCAGGGAGACCTCCTAAACATGGCAAAACAAGAAAACAGAATAGAGAATAGTGCCCTCAGAAATTATCCTGAGCCTTCCAGTATCCCACAATCCAAAAGATGCTTCATgtcagtgttgtcaaatagccgctatagcatagcggaatttgaacaaaccgctATTGATCCGCGATCTGCTATTTAGTACAAATTGTTGTCAAATAGCCGCTATTGCGGCACTAAAGCACTGTAgcatagcagaatttgaacaaaccgctATTTTCTGCGATCCGCAATTGACAACACTGCTTCATGCCTTATCACCTGTTTATTCTCTCTACTCCTGCCAACTGCCAATTCATTAAAAACGTAAAAACACATTTGGCACAAGATGTTTGAGTATTGGAATCAAAAAGCAGGACTTCTGTAATATACCCATGACAATATGTTAATAAGTTCTGGCAACTAAACTTTGAATTCAAGCAGGACAGATGAATTTCTTCTGATCTAGAACCTACAGGGACCAGAAGAAGCTACCCTATACATGGAATCAGACTATATTGAATTATTCACTATAATGCATTTTTCTAAGCGACAAAGCTGCTATAACTGCAGATCCACCTGCAGCCAGCTGTGATCAGCACTAATCAAATATACAATGTAATGAACTTAGCTGCCGTCAGTTCAGCCATGCACTGACCAGTGGCGGAGTCAGGAATTAATATTCAAGGAGGCCATGACCAAAACTCAaactaaattaactaatgaaagACACATCTGAAGACAAAAATTACTGACAAAATACACATTTAACtacttttttatgtaaaaattgcTTAGTAAATGACTAATCATTGGGCTATATAATAATTGACTatgtataaatcaaataaacCTATAAAACTTGGGGGGACATCAACTACAAGCATCATCAGCGAATATCAACTACTACACCTGAGAAATAAGAAACATCCTCATCTTGTCTTCATGACTTTACTCTATTCTAAATTTCTAATGCGACCTTGTTCCTCACCATCAATTCCTTTTGCATTCAATGATGATTTTCCAAACCCATTCTCTAACATACAATGTTAGGCGAGATGTCACTGCCCCTACTGAAAGGGTTTTAGAGGTTTACTATAGGAAGAAATTTACAAATAAACATTAGGCTAGGCCTTTGGATGTATAGAATGAGAGGCAGCAAGAGTGTTAGGTTAGTTGGTTAAGTTGTTATCTCTGTTTTATGGGAGTTTCTCCTCCCACCCCCTTACATTCTCAAAAGCCCCCCAACTGTCAATTCTTTTGTCTAATTGTAATCCTCTCCGAATTAACTAATCTAGACGAGATTTGTCTATAGTGAATCCGGAGGTGTAAATACTAACTTATAACTTTATAGGATTTTTTACACTTTTAGATTGACAAATCTAGAGACGTAAAATGtaaatttaagaattttttacaCCTCTAGACTAATTCGGAGGTctaaaaaattctgaaaaatttCAAGTTAGTATTTACATCTTCGGATTGGTCAATCTGGATAAGCTCCGTCCAGATTAGTTGGTCTGAAGAGGGTTCAAATCGGAAACAAAGAATACATTCTGAGGGGATTTTGAGAATGTATGGGGTGGGAGAAGAACTGCTTTGGGAATCTATAAATAGAATTCCTTATACAGTTTCAGCATCTTTAATCATTCTTAGAGTTACGACTGGTTTATTTTATCCAGTGTGAGGAGAGTATTCTCTCTTTGTACCACTTCCTTTGGTTAATCACTTAATATACAGGGACAAATAATTCCCTTTCTGTTTGTGTTGACTCAAAGAATCCAAACATACAAGGTTCTCAAATATCTCTTCCAACTCCTGGAATCTCTCCATGGTCTTTATGTTCATTTCCTCAATCCCCCTTTCTATCTCTTCTCTTCCAACCTTCTGTATGTTTGTTTGCACCATTCAGCACTGATACCAAAATGGTAAGTACAGGTACAGactaagaaaaaatataaacacaGTACAGAGACAAACACCCCCTGCTGACAAACACTAGAAACACAAATTTAGACCTCTCACAGAAGGAAACAGAAAACTGAATAACCtcctctaaaaatatttaagttctTTGTCAGGGTTGTCAAATGGCAGTTATTCCGCAATACGCTATTTAGGCTACGTTTGGGAGTTAGGAGGGTAGGGGAGGGTTTTGGAAAAAAAGGAAGAGATATGGGGGAGGAGGACTTTGGGGAGTATATTTTTCTTCATAAGACAAAACCTCCTTATTTGGGTgaactcaaaaaataaattggGGGAGGGTTTTAGAAGATTTAGATTAACTGTTCAAATCATTTGCATAttctctaaaaatttaaaatatattaatcattagCATTCTTTTTATCATTCTCTACAATCACTCTCTCAAATAAGATAAAAGATTTTTCTCAATTTCTCTATTTTTCCCTCCTCTCAGACCAAAATTCCTCCCCTTCCCTCCCCTCCAAACTCCCAAACAAAGCCTTAGTATAAAGTCTTATCAAATAGTGACTACAGTTGTGCTATAGAATTATGGCGAATTTGAACAAACAGCTATTTACGCTATCCATACCACTGCTTTGCTATCCCAAAATCAGAATGATAGGGCCTCAAACCCCTTTCAGAGTGTATAAACATCAAACAAGTATTAAACCACTTATCAAATACCCAACTTACAACTCatgatacaaataataataataataataataataaaaataaaaagtgagtGTGGCTTGCCGTTGTTTCGGGGCGAGCCTTTGAGCGGAGTTGGGATTCGAGTTGATCGCTGCGGGTATTGGTGAGTGTCATGACGCCGAAGCCAATAACACCCGGAACGACGCCGCATATGGTAGCGAATGCAAAGAAGAAGGGTTTTGAATCACGAGTCCTTCGCACGATCCATTTCCAAGCCATCACCATCCTGACCCTTCTCACACAAAAGTTGAGGGTTTTTCACTTGTTTTTCCAATGCTTTTCGACCGGTTAAACCAAATGAATTAACGTTGAACGATAGTTGGTTGgttcaattcatttttattttgtttatttaatcatttttttatgataatattttgttttttttatttttagttctcatattttgtatttatcCCTTTtgctagtttatttttaaattcgaaAATTGACTTTAATTTctatatattgatttgtgtaaataattttaaataatcatcAATCATggttgtaattaattaataataatctcatgattgtgattaattaatagtaaaaactgtgtatataaattaaattcttaaaaatatatatttaatttttaaaatttcagatTCTTTTTCTTATCATCATTGAATATAAAGTTTATTTTTGCTAATGTATCAAATAGACTACTACTGAGATTCTTTGATAAATAGTGGTGGatgacaaataaattaattaacaatgaATAAACTTACAGTGAATAAGTTAATTGGTCGAATTTGAAGTTTTTCATATAATGGTGGATTGAACTACTAATAAATAAGTATGACATgacatacaaatatatttttaattaataaaaaatatttttaaatttagaaaataacataaaaatgatttaaatgaaaataaaacgGTATATATTAtgagtttaaatttaatttaaataacatctcaaaaaatattataagctCGTGAAAGTTATTATAATCCTCTGAGAGCATGACTGTTATTaccattttattttaactatacaAATTTATTCACTATAAACCATCGTTTTAGTTTTGTCAAACACACCAATTAGCAAATAACTTAGTAAAGTAACATTGTATTGTAgaaaaaatgtaatatattttacactttatttcctttttttttaatattgtttgcTCTTTATTTATTAGTCATTTGATTTATACTAAAAACAGTTTAATAGTGTAACTTTTACAAATATACAGGGACTCgcttgataaaaaaaagtataagtgTTTTCGAGTAGCTTTAAGGACTACTATTTTGCCTAATAAATAATCTCAATTAACAAATTAATACACCCATTTTTGCATGTGTTTTTTACGAGTCAATTATTGCAGTTTTAATTCCATCAATCTTGAATTTGTTTATGCTCATGATTCCCACTTAAAAAATGTGTCTTGCTTCGGATCTTGTCTTGTCCCATTAGAGTCAATCACTTCTTTGTACCCTTCTATGCCATTTTCGGTAACATGCCAATCACAATAACCCCTACACCTTGTATAAAAATCCCTTTTTTGTTTATAGAAAACATATGTTCCTGCACCTCTTGTACatgataaatgacaaaagaatAATGTTGTACCCCAAAAATTAGGATGGAACTCCCACTGAAAACATTCGTTATCATGAATCACTTGAACCCTTAAATCATCATCTTTAGATTTGCAATGAACATTAAAATCTTCACCATCTAGATAATTGTAAATGCGCACAGTTGTTTTGGGATATATATGAAATCGTTGTGCACCGTTTTTTTGTGTGATACTGATGGGATATGTGAAAATGGGAAcaatgacaacaacaaaaaatagcAAAAACAAAAGATGTTTGCTAAATGAAGCCATGTATTTGTTTGATAGATATATAGTTTAGTGTTAGATTAAACAAACTACTACATTATATATAGGTTTCATAATTTGATTTCATcagactaaaatataatatggaatatttttttttacagaagcATGCAATATTTGTGGTATGCGAAAAGGAGCTTATAAATTGGTTTCGGTTAAAAGGAAAATACGTGTAAAACTAATACATCTAATTGAAAACACAATATCTAATTGAAAACACAAAATAAGGTAGCTTCTATCGTGGACCACCATCATAGGTATTTCATGATGGTTTGCATCAATTCATGGTTAGATCTTGTTGCTCCATTAGATCTTACCTTGCACACTAGATACTAAATCACTGCAAACCATCACTCTTATCAATCAAAGTTTGAGTATGAAAATCAATTGTTGATATGATGCAATTTTAATCAACAATTAATTGCAAAATCATAGTAAAATGGTTGGCAAGAGGGCTATAAAACCGTGATAAAagttttagttttctttttctttttcttttctctcataGCAAACCGACAAACAATCATGTCATTTTCTATTActtctttcttttaattttttttcctttcacctTTTTCCATCCACTTTCTTTCTAAATTCAAAGTACAATGGTAGATAAGTTTGTAATGGAAAAGTTAGATTTCAAGATATGGTTTGAAAAGCAAAGTATGGAAATTGATAAGGCACACATTTTCCTTGATTTACCTAATATAAGTCATTTAGTCTTCACTTTCCTCTGGTTTCACAAAGAATTCAATATGAGCTATTCGACTGGGTTGTTGATAGCCTGCAGAATCGACATGAGAGTGTGAGGCAGATGGTTTGGAAATTGAAACCAGATGCTGCACCTTTAACATTCCACCTCTCCCAATGCTTAACTTGCTTCCTCTATTTTCTTTAGTAACACTACTTGGCATATTAGAAGTTGATGCTCTGAGGAACTTATATTTGTACCTGTTAACCACCATAAGCAAAGAAATGACAGATAAGTTGGTGGTATGGAAATGGTGCCTTGTACCTAAGTAATAActtctattaaataaaaataatacttgaAAGAAACCCGATGATCGCACTGAAATGCTACCAAGAGATCAGAATTCACACAATATATGAAGTCTATctgaaaatagataaatattgtGAGTATGATGAATTCAAATTTCAgagcataaaaaaaatga contains:
- the LOC101513690 gene encoding uncharacterized protein isoform X1 → MIANGAIMDLNCFLKFMILVMIILFVGFLAWIQNKVANSNEVNNNTQRDEFMQVSDEINLFFEQDHDDNTISNGLSEYCACSFCGKLSKIITTCTRCKNAIYCSKECHVMHGRFWHRDECVDEIVSTEDNEESSSHGAQCFLLEPGNEILNYPFNDDDDEKIYEENVYYIEGGENNVESSKETSMRLHHGIVSNYDSCAVCGNPCSKKCSRCKAIKYCSETCQHFDWRSGHKFQCFVTKKSSTQETTSNQEWHANENVIMPPNLDDVKDNGHSYDRLCLEFYPEENSNTKALILSYQEASNKVQEVEQQMKSLKEELKMIRNENISLQSKLNYWEIRAKYSADRLYSFKKENEHQLFILKHENELISNAEKQARQMVTNLSQRIHCLQIAVETGVAERKKQEEFILVLQNECAKTKREFQEQNKYVERLIRQKIDDATQFPMKVAEEAGKESGTRIISADESKHTSVEVLQTISLSRNPTLTRQCCTICLTNEKDLAFGCGHMTCRECGSKIRKCHICRKKITNRIRLFPG
- the LOC101513690 gene encoding uncharacterized protein isoform X2 encodes the protein MIANGAIMDLNCFLKFMILVMIILFVGFLAWIQNKVANSNEVNNNTQRDEFMQVSDEINLFFEQDHDDNTISNGLSEYCACSFCGKLSKIITTCTRCKNAIYCSKECHVMHGRFWHRDECVDEIVSTEDNEESSSHGAQCFLLEPGNEILNYPFNDDDDEKIYEENVYYIEGGENNVESSKETSMRLHHGIVSNYDSCAVCGNPCSKKCSRCKAIKYCSETCQHFDWRSGHKFQCFVTKKSSTQETTSNQEWHANENVIMPPNLDDVKDNGHSYDRLCLEFYPENSNTKALILSYQEASNKVQEVEQQMKSLKEELKMIRNENISLQSKLNYWEIRAKYSADRLYSFKKENEHQLFILKHENELISNAEKQARQMVTNLSQRIHCLQIAVETGVAERKKQEEFILVLQNECAKTKREFQEQNKYVERLIRQKIDDATQFPMKVAEEAGKESGTRIISADESKHTSVEVLQTISLSRNPTLTRQCCTICLTNEKDLAFGCGHMTCRECGSKIRKCHICRKKITNRIRLFPG
- the LOC101513048 gene encoding uncharacterized protein, yielding MVMAWKWIVRRTRDSKPFFFAFATICGVVPGVIGFGVMTLTNTRSDQLESQLRSKARPETTMMGQVNKERLAEYLGELQRKENTNDRYVAALKGETLTRKPYVRIQPIPEKTDMEQKK
- the LOC101513690 gene encoding uncharacterized protein isoform X3, with the protein product MIANGAIMDLNCFLKFMILVMIILFVGFLAWIQNKVANSNEVNNNTQRDEFMQVSDEINLFFEQDHDDNTISNGLSEYCACSFCGKLSKIITTCTRCKNAIYCSKECHVMHGRFWHRDECVDEIVSTEDNEESSSHGAQCFLLEPGNEILNYPFNDDDDEKIYEENVYYIEGGENNVESSKETSMRLHHGIVSNYDSCAVCGNPCSKKCSSSETCQHFDWRSGHKFQCFVTKKSSTQETTSNQEWHANENVIMPPNLDDVKDNGHSYDRLCLEFYPEENSNTKALILSYQEASNKVQEVEQQMKSLKEELKMIRNENISLQSKLNYWEIRAKYSADRLYSFKKENEHQLFILKHENELISNAEKQARQMVTNLSQRIHCLQIAVETGVAERKKQEEFILVLQNECAKTKREFQEQNKYVERLIRQKIDDATQFPMKVAEEAGKESGTRIISADESKHTSVEVLQTISLSRNPTLTRQCCTICLTNEKDLAFGCGHMTCRECGSKIRKCHICRKKITNRIRLFPG